Proteins co-encoded in one Schistocerca cancellata isolate TAMUIC-IGC-003103 chromosome 5, iqSchCanc2.1, whole genome shotgun sequence genomic window:
- the LOC126187428 gene encoding prefoldin subunit 3-like isoform X2 translates to METKADDEKPKSYAGIPEASFVDDVSAYMALEENSGNVDKVLHKLEEQHSKYKLMECNLLTKKRRLKAQIPDLENSLQMIKLLERQQEADSETITQFLLGEQVYVKARVPPTKQVSLWLGANVMLEYPLEEARQLLSKNLEAARSNLNCVNHDLDFLRDQFTTTEVNMARVYNWDVKRRQAAKGVSA, encoded by the coding sequence ATGGAGACAAAAGCCGACGATGAAAAACCAAAATCTTATGCAGGCATACCTGAAGCATCTTTCGTTGATGATGTTAGTGCCTATATGGCGCTGGAAGAAAACAGTGGTAATGTAGATAAAGTTCTACATAAACtggaagaacaacacagcaaatacAAGCTGATGGAATGCAATCTTTTAACAAAGAAGCGTCGCCTCAAGGCACAAATTCCAGATCTGGAGAATTCCCTCCAGATGATAAAGTTATTGGAACGCcaacaggaagcagattcagaaacTATAACACAATTCCTTTTGGGAGAACAAGTTTATGTCAAAGCAAGAGTTCCACCCACAAAGCAAGTATCATTGTGGTTGGGAGCTAATGTGATGTTAGAGTATCCCCTGGAAGAGGCACGCCAGTTATTGAGCAAGAATCTCGAGGCAGCACGCTCAAACCTAAATTGTGTTAATCATGATCTAGACTTCTTGCGTGACCAGTTTACCACAACAGAAGTCAACATGGCCCGTGTTTATAATTGGGATGTGAAGCGACGGCAGGCAGCTAAAGGAGTCAGTGCATAA